One Synechocystis sp. LKSZ1 genomic window, GCGGCCGAGAGGGTGGCATCGGGAAGCAAAAGAACAAATTCTTCTCCACCGTAGCGGGCGGCTAAATCCGTCGGCCGCCGGGCCATGGCTTGGATCACCTGAGCAACCTGTTGCAGACAGTGATCCCCCTGAAGATGGCCGTAGTGGTCGTTATAGGCCTTAAAGTAATCCAGATCAAAGAGAATCAAGGCCAGGGGATATTGGTGTCGATAGGCATGGCCCAACTCCCGCTCGGCAGTCAGATCGAACATGCGACGATTGGCAATCCCTGTCAGGCCATCCAGGTAAGAGAGCTTCTCTAGCTGTTCATTCAGGCTCAGAATTTTGACTTGGGCCGCCTGGAGGGCCACCACTTGGGCTTGGAATTGGCCAGAAAACCAGACAGCAATTGCCAGAGTCAGGGAAAAAGCCAGACCAAAGACCAAGACACCACTCGTAACCCAGGGAAAAGCCTGCGTGGCAGCCGGGGTTTTGCCAAAGTCGTTGGCCCCCAGGGCCTGCCAAAAGGCCAGGGTTACCGTAACGCCCATAATCCCCACCATCATGGCCCAAGTCAGGGCCGGGAGACGATAGCCTACTTTTCTGGCAAAGTATTGTTCTTCTCCGATCAGCATCAAGCCCACCAGGATAAATCCGCCGGCGGTATGAACCGCCATTCTTGTCCATTTTCCCCAGCCATAGGCCGACTCGACTCCCGACCAGTAGCCAAATATTGCGACAGTGCCGAGGCCAATGACCAAGGCCCCCAAAATACCACTCAAAACCAAAGGATAACGATGACGCTGGGAAAGCAACCAGAGAGCAAGACTACTGAGCAGAAAACAAAGGGCTGTGTTGGGGGCCATGCGTCCGGGGGACATCGTTTGTACGATAACGGTATGCTGCCAAAAAAGTTCATCAATACCTACATTTAGACCAGTGATGTACTGCAGTAGAGTCAGACCTGCCATTATTGTTGTAAGTCCGGTAAGGAATTGGGCAATCACTGAACGCCCATGTAGAAGGCCAAACAACGCCAGACCAAGGAACACAAAGCTCAGGGCCGTATTGAATTGCATGGGTACCCAGGAGGGATGCAGTTGGATTAGCGGTATCAAACGCCAAGACCAGCCACAGATAACCAGGAAGCCCAGTAAGCTGATCCCCAAGGCGCCCACATTGAGCAAGATGGAAAAGTGGCGAAGTAAGGAAGCAGAGGAGACAGCGACAATCGGCATTGCTTGGGCTAGGGTTCCAGATTCCATCGGCAAAAGAGACTACTTACACACTACCCGTCAGACGCTTGAATTTTTTCAGCTCTCCTTAGAAAGAATTGGCGTTTGAAGAAAACCGTTTTTGGAATACTTAAGCCCGTTGGTCGAAATCAAAGACTTGGCCTCGCTTAACAAAGCCTAAAAATCCATCTGCTTGAGCAGCGGGCAAACTCCCAGCTTGATACCCATATAACCACATTTTTTGACGAATGGTTGGGGAGAGCATCAGAAGTTGTTGATAATGGGCATGAACCGGGGTGGGGGTATTAGAAATTTCACAATCATGGAAAATTAAATCTGCTTCTAGGTAATAGGTCTGTAGTTCTTCAGAACAAAGTTTTGTATCCGTGGTGAGAAAGATTTTCGTGCCTCCAATCTCAAAAAACAAACCGTAGGCCGGCATCAGCATAAAGCCTGTATTTACATGATTTAACTTCACCAAATGAAAGGTAATATCTTCCCAAGTGAAATGACCATTAGGTTTGAGAGGATGAATTTTAAAAAAACTATCTAGATCAGCCAATTCCCCTTCCAGAGCCTCCATTCCCCCTGCTAAACTTTTGTGCCAGAGGTCAATGGCAATATCTTGGCTAAGGTATAAGGTTGGACGATGGCAATGGGGATCGAACTTGGTCATAAAGCCGATGTATTCTAATCCCCCCACATGGTCGGAATGGAGATGACTAATATAAATATCGGTAATATCGTGGTAAGAAAAGCCAGCTTGGTAGAGGGAAAATCGAATATCGGTGCCACAGTCGATCAAAAGCTTACGCCCATTCTTTGCAAGGAATAGCATATTGGATTGAAAATTATCCGATCCAATTGTAAAGGCAGAACCTGAACCGAGAAATAATAGTTTCATCGTCGATGATTGACTCCTTGGGACACCGATTAAGCTTTTTCGAGAGTTTCGTAGAGGTGATTTAAATAGGTTTCTATTTCTGGGGGCCTAGCGGAAAAATAAACGTAAAAATAATCAGGATCACTATTGGGAGTTTCAATAACTTTGGCATAAATGTCCCCCGTCAGATCAGTGG contains:
- a CDS encoding diguanylate cyclase; translated protein: MESGTLAQAMPIVAVSSASLLRHFSILLNVGALGISLLGFLVICGWSWRLIPLIQLHPSWVPMQFNTALSFVFLGLALFGLLHGRSVIAQFLTGLTTIMAGLTLLQYITGLNVGIDELFWQHTVIVQTMSPGRMAPNTALCFLLSSLALWLLSQRHRYPLVLSGILGALVIGLGTVAIFGYWSGVESAYGWGKWTRMAVHTAGGFILVGLMLIGEEQYFARKVGYRLPALTWAMMVGIMGVTVTLAFWQALGANDFGKTPAATQAFPWVTSGVLVFGLAFSLTLAIAVWFSGQFQAQVVALQAAQVKILSLNEQLEKLSYLDGLTGIANRRMFDLTAERELGHAYRHQYPLALILFDLDYFKAYNDHYGHLQGDHCLQQVAQVIQAMARRPTDLAARYGGEEFVLLLPDATLSAAQGIAEKALREVGNLNLPHPTSKVSTVVTLSAGLTACVPQQNTDIRHLFKQADQALYQAKAQGRACVVALASPPLN
- a CDS encoding MBL fold metallo-hydrolase, with product MKLLFLGSGSAFTIGSDNFQSNMLFLAKNGRKLLIDCGTDIRFSLYQAGFSYHDITDIYISHLHSDHVGGLEYIGFMTKFDPHCHRPTLYLSQDIAIDLWHKSLAGGMEALEGELADLDSFFKIHPLKPNGHFTWEDITFHLVKLNHVNTGFMLMPAYGLFFEIGGTKIFLTTDTKLCSEELQTYYLEADLIFHDCEISNTPTPVHAHYQQLLMLSPTIRQKMWLYGYQAGSLPAAQADGFLGFVKRGQVFDFDQRA